The DNA region TCGTGGACCGCATCGAGCGGCGCGTCGCGTGGATCGCCCCGGTGCTCGTCATTCCCGGCGAACTGGAACTTGAGGCGCTGGCCGAGGGTGCCGGTCGCGTCCTGCTGGGCCTCGAACAGGCCCGCGAGTGGACCCCCCCTGTCGACGCCATGCCTGCTGACGCCACCCCCACCCCCGACGCTCCCTGACATGCCCCGACGCCGCGCTCCCCGCACCGCCCCCGACCCGATCCGCGCCACCAGCATGTGGCGTGTCGACCAGGTGTTCCTGGCCCGGCACGGCGTGCGCGTGGAGGTCACCTGCTCGCTCGTCAACGACCAGGGCGGCCTGCGGAACCTCAGCGTCACCGCGCCCACCGACGACCCGCACGCCGCCGTCCGTCACGCCGCCCGATTCATCGCCGGGAAGGGCAACGTCAGCAGCGCCCGGCAGGCCCGCGTCCGCTGGACCCGCGAGCAGGCCACCACCGAACAGGACGCACTGATCCGAGACCGCCTGCTGGAAGACGAGTTCCTCGACGAGTTCGAGGACACCCTCGCCGCCGTGCGCGACCAGCAACGCTGACGGAGGGGTAGAAAGTCGGCCGTGGGTGCCCTTGACCCGGACGGCCGGGCCGCGTACACGCTGGTGACCATCCACCATCCACCATCCACCATCCACCATCCACCATCCACCATCCACCATCCACCATCCACCATCACCGTTCGCGTCTGGCGTGACTGCTACACTCCGTCCCGATGAGTGTTCCTGCCGCCGTCCTGCCGTCCGTTCCTGTCCGCATTCTGGGTATAGACACCTCGTGTGACGATACCGGCGTCGGCATCGTGGAACTCCTGCCGGACGGGCGCGTGAACCTGCTGGCGAACCGCGTGTGGTCGCAGACGGTGCACGCCCGTTACGGCGGGGTCATGCCGGAACTCGCCAGCCGCGAGCACGTGGAGCGTATCGACGAGGTCATGGGTGACGCGCTGCGCGAGGCGGGCCTGACCGTCACCGACATCGGCGCGGTGGCCGCCACGTCCGGCCCCGGACTGGTGGGCGCGCTGCTGGTCGGCCTGATGTACGGCAAGGGGCTGGCGCAGGCGCTGAACGTTCCGTTCCACGCGGTGCACCACCTGGAGGGGCACATCTTCGCGGCGGCCAGCGAGGCCGAACTGCGCGCCCCGTTCCTGGCGCTGGTCGTCAGCGGCGGGCACACGCACCTGTTCGACGTGCCGCGCGACGGCGAGTACGTGCTGGTCGGCGCGACCCTGGACGACGCGGCGGGCGAGGCCTTCGACAAGATCGCGCGGCTCTCGGGCCTGGGGTACCCCGGCGGTCCGGCCATCAGCGAGGCCGCCACGCGCGGCAACCCGGACGCCGTGCCGTTCAAGGAGCCGTTGCAGGGGCAGAAGACCTTCAACTTCAGTTTCAGCGGCCTGAAGACAGCAGCGCTGCTCGCCCACCGGGGCGGGGCCGCCCCCGAGGACCTCGCGGCCAGTTTCCAGCGGGCGGCCGTGAACGTCCTCGTGAAGACCACGTCCCGCGCCGCGCACGCCCACGCCCGCAGGACCGTCGTGGTGTCCGGCGGTGTCGCCGCGAACACCGCGCTGCGTGAGGCCTTCAGGGCCACCGACCTGAACGTCGTATTCCCCGGCCGGGGCCTGAACACCGACAACGGCGCCATGATCGCCCTGGCCGGGGCCGCCGCCATCCGCGCCGGACGCCCCGCCAGCCCACTGGACGGCGGCGCCACCGCCTACGCACCCCTGGCAAACGCGTAATACGGATTCCGTTTATTTCGTTAACAGATCGGAACACCACCGATCTGTTAACTCCACGTCCGGAGGGGCGCTTCGACTCCTACTCGCTCTGCTCGGACCCAGCGGCTTTATAAGCCATTCAATCGGAGTCCGTATAACTGGGGAGTGGCAACAGGTAGAAGCGGGGCGTGACCGTCGAACCGGTACGCCCCGCTTCTGTGTTGCCCCGCTGCTCCCGGGTCAGGCGCTCTTGGCTTTCTGGGCGTCGCGGGCTTCCTGGGCCAGCTGGCGGCGCAGGATTTTCATGGCGGCCGTCTTGGGCAGTTCGTCGCGGAATTCGACGCTGCGGGGCACCTTGTAGGCGCTGAGCAGGCCCTTGCAGTGCGCGATGATCTCGGCCTCGGTGGCGTTCGCGCCGGGTTTCAGGGCCACGACGGCGTGCACGCTCTCGCCGCGGTAGGTGTCGGGCAGGCCCACGGCCGCCGCTTCCAGCACGGCGGGGTGGCTCATCAGGGCTTCCTCGACCTCGCGCGGGTAGATGTTGTACCCCCCGGCGATGATCAGGTCCTTCTTGCGGTCCACGATCCGGAAGTACCCGTCGGCGTCCATGGTGGCCATGTCGCCGGTCATCAGCCAGGTGCGGCCGTGTGCCTCGCGCAGGGTCTTGGCGGTCTCGTCGGGGCGCTGCCAGTAGCCTTTCATGATCATGGGTCCGGCGATCCACAGTTCGCCGACCTCGCCGGGCGCGACGATCTGCCCGTCGTCGTTCACGACGATGGAGTCCACGCCGGGGAACGGCACGCCGATGCTGCCTTCACGCTGCTCGCCGAAGATGGGGTTGGTGTGCGTGCAGGGGCTCGCCTCGGTCAGGCCGTAGCCCTCGACGAGGTTCGCGCCGCCCGTGATCTCCCTGAAACGGCGGGACGTTTCGAGCAGCAGGGGCGCGCTGCCGCTGATGCACGCGCGGATGCTGGTCAGGTCGTGCTTGGGCGTGTCCGGGTGGTTGTTGATGGCGTTGTACAGCGTGGGCACGCCGGGGAACAGCGTGGCGCCGGACGACGTGATCTGCGACAGGACCATCTTGATGTCGCGCGGGTTGGGCACGAGGGCCAGGGTCGCGCCGGTCAGGACGCTGAGGTTCATGGCGACCGTCATGCCGTACACGTGGAAGAACGGAATGGCGGCCAGCGTGACCTCCTGCCCGTCGCGCAGGTCACTCATCCACATGCGGGCCTGCTCGCAGTTCGACACGAGGTTCCCGTGGGTCAGCATCGCGCCCTTGGGTACGCCGGTGGTGCCGCCCGTGTACTGCAGCAGGGCCACGTCGTCGGGGCTGATGCTCACGCTGGGCGCGGCGGCCGCGACCTGGGAGGCCAGCACCTTCGGGTAGGACAGCACGCGCTCGTCGAACGGGACCTTCACCCAGGTGCCCTCGCGGCGGGCCTTGATGGGATACAGCAGGTTCTTCGGGAACGGCAGGGCGTCCTGCACGCCGGTCACCAGGGTCCGCTTGACCGGCACGCGGGCGCGGATCTCCTCGTAACGGGGGTAGAAGGTGTCCAGGATGACCAGCGTTTCGCTGCCGCTGTCGTTCAGCTGGTGTTCCAGTTCGGACGGGGTGTACATGGGGCTGGTGTTCACGGCGACCGCCCCGGCCAGCAGCGTGCCGTAGAAGCTGGTCACGAACTGCGGGGTGTTGGGCAGCATGATGGACACGCGGTCGCCGGGGCGCACGCCCACCTTGTGCAGCGCGGCTGCGAAGCGCTGGGCGTCCCTGTACAGCTGGCCGTAGGTGGTGTTCGCGCCGATGAAGGACATGGCCACGCGGTCCGGGTACTTCTCGGCGGTGCGGCGCAGCAGGTCCGGGAGGGTCAGGCCGCTGGGCGTGAAGGTGTGCGGCACGCCGGGTTCGTAGCTGCTGAGCCAGGGTCGGGTGGGGGTTGGGTGGGTCATGGCACTCCTGCGGGAGGGGGGCGCCCCGCCATCAGCTGAGGTCTGAGGGACGTGGGGAGGAGGTGAAACCTGTCCCGACGTGGCTGGAGGGTGCCCAGCACGTGACCCCGGCGGGTCCGGATCGGGAAAGATCAATACGAAGTTGAACTCAGTATAAGCAAATTTGGTGGCGCTTCAACAACTGACCCCCCACGAACAGCGGGGGGGAAGGGGGGGAGGCTCCACCCCTCGCCCTCCACACTGGCCCCTTCATTCCGCCCCCGTGCGGGCCTGAACGCGACCTTCAAGCACACGACCTTCAACCACGCAACCTTCACGCAACCCCGACAATCCCGCCGAAGCTACGGAATTCCGCCCCCACCCCGTCAGACTGCCGCCATGTCTGCCCCCGACCGCCCTGCCCCTGACGCCGCTGCACCCGACTCCGCTGCCCCGGACCACCGCCGCTGGCTGCAACTCACCCTCGACCTGGCCCGCGAGGCCCAGCAGGCCGGCAGCGCACCCGTCGGGGCCGTGCTGGTCGATGCCAGCGGCCACGAGGTCGCGCGCGGCCGCAACCGCGTGGGCGAGGCGCAGACGCCCGAACACGTCGGGAAGGCCAGCGTCGCGCACGCCGAGATGGACCTGTACTTCAGCGTGGGCAAACTGGAAAACCCGCAGAGCCTGACGCTGTACACCAGCCTGGAACCCTGCCTGATGTGCGGCGGCGCCAGCGCCCTGCTCGGCGTGGGCCGCGTCGTGTGGGTCACGGACGACCCCTGGGGCGGCTCGGGCCGCCTGATCGCCTGGGCCGACCACCCCGCCATGCAGGACACCGAGGTCCTGCCCACCCCCGACCCCGACCTGGAACGCCAGGGCGCGCTGCTGTTCGCCCCGGAAGCCCGGCGCGCCTTCCCCGACGAGGGCTGGGCGCTGTGGCGCAAGCGCTACCCCACCGAGACAGCGGACCTGTAAAGCCGCCCGTTGTTCCCCGCGCGGTTCCACCCGCCCCTGCGCGCCGCTTCACGGTCCGCACGCCCGGCATGCACTAGCCTTGCCGCATGCGCTACCGCACCTTCACCGAGGCCGACTACCCGGCCATGCAGGCCCTGGACCTGACCCTGCAACGCCAGGACCCCGCCTTCGACAGCCTGCCCGAACGGGAACGCGACGGCCGCCTGCACACCAGCCAGCCCGCCCTGAAATTCTACGAGCGCAGCGAACATTCCTTCGTGGCCGAGGAAGGCGACACCCTGATGGGCTTCATCCTGGCCCAGCCGGTCTGGCAGGGTGACCGCCCGCTGGTGCTCGTGCGGACCGTCAGCGTGCGGCCCGGCGCGCCCGCCGAAACCAGCACGGGCCTGCTGCACGCCGCCGTGAAAAGCGCCTACGACACCGCCGTGTACGAGGTCCACTTCACGCTGACCCCCGACCTGATGGACGCCGCCACCAGCGAGAGTGCCGTCGTGACCGGCCAGAGCGCCGTGTGCCACCTGGGCACCCGCGCCGACACCGCGCCCGGCACCCGCCTGCGCAGCGTGCCAGCAAACCCCGCGCCCGGCACGCCGGAGCAGGGCGCATAATGACAGGCATGACCTCCAACGCCACCCGCGTACTGCTGGGCGTGCGCGGCATGACCCGCGACGCCGGAACCTCCGTTGCCGCCGCCCTGACCGCCCTGCCCGGCGTCAGCCGCGCCACGCCCGACGAGGGCCAGATCGAAGTGCATTACGACCCCTCGCAACTGACGGTCATGGACCTCGTGCGCACCGTGCGCTCGCAGGGCTTCCTGGCCGGCATGCTCTAGCGTGGCCCTGGGGTACGTGGGTGTCCTGACCATCCGGGTCGAGATGCCCTGGGTCGCCAGCCTCAAAGAGAAACGCGCCCTGATCCGCCCGGTCGTGGAACGCCTGAAAGTCCGCTTTCCGCTGACCGTCGCCCGCCTGGACGGCCTGGACGCCCACGACTGGGAAGTGATCGGCGTGGCGACCATCAGCAACGACTACGGCTGGGTCGAGGAAACACTGCGCATGGCTGCCGACTACATTGCCAAGGAAGGCCCCTACCGCGTGACCGACGAACGCACCGAGATCACCGCGCTGGGCGACGACACCGACGAGGACCCGGACGGTGATCTGGACGGTGAACCCGACGACGCCCTGACCTGACCACCCGCACACAGCACCACACAGCCGCGCCCCCTGAACCGATGCTGGTCAGGGGGCGCGGCTGTGTGTGGGAAAGGGTCGGGGGGTTATACGGACTCCGATTGAATAGGCTGCAAAGCCCGTTCAATTCGAGCAGAGCGAGTGGGAGAAAAACGGGTTCCGGACGTGGAGTTGGCAGGGGCGGTGCTGTTCCGGGTTGTTAACGAAACAGACGGAATCCGTATTACTTGCCCAGTTCGGTCTTCAGGGTGGTGAAGGCGGGCGGCGTGCTCAGCAGACGCCAGTTCAGGACGTTCTCACCGCTGAGTTCCGCCACGGTCCCGGCGTTGCAGTCGTACTTCACGTTCGCCTTGCGCATGATGGGCCATACGACGGCGGCGGCGCGTCCGGCCACGTCGCGGCGGGCGACCGCCCCGAACATGCGGGAGTCTTCCGAGCCGTTCGCGGTGCGGTTGTCACCCATCACGAAGTACGACCCTTCGGGCACCGTGAACTCGGCCGTGTCGGGCAGCACGCCGCCCCGGCTGGACGTGGCGTTGTTCGCCAGTTCGCTCTGGGTGTCCCAGCAGCCCTGCTCCTGCCAGTACGCGGTCGTCCAGCTGGAATCCAGCTTCACGCCGTTCACGGTGACCTCGCCGCCGCTGACGGTGATCCGGTCGCCGGGCAGACCGATCAGGCGTTTGATCAGGAAAGGGCGGTAGTTCCACAGGCCGAACGCGCTCTTGTTCAGGTTGGGAATCTGCCGGGTCGCCTCGACGGGCGGTTTGAAGATCAGGATGTCCCCGCGTTTGAATTCGCCCACGCCGGCCTTGTGCAGCCACGTTTCGTACTTGGGAACGAACACGCGTTCCCGGTCGCGCAGGTTCGGCATCATGCTCACGCCGTCCACGCCGACCAGCGTCGCCACGAACTGCGTGATGACGACTGCGAACACGATCGGTTCCAGCAGTTCCTTCCACAGTTTCTGAAGGGCGGACGGTGCAGGTTTGTCAGGTCTGGTCATGCACCGGGCAGAATACCGGATGAAGCCGGGCCGCATGGCCCCTGCCCGTCCCGCCGCAGTCCCCCGGGGCCTGTGCGGGCAGCGCAGTTCAGTCGCAAGTGCAGTTCAGTCGAATGTGCAGTTCAGCCGAACAGGGCGCTCAGGCGCGGCAGTTCCGCCAGCGCCGCGTCCCGCCCGGCGCGGATGGCCTGCGCGGAACGGTTGAAACTGACCAGGTCGATGTCACCCAGGTGCGGGCGCAGCAGCACGTCCGGACGGTACAGGCTCACGCGGGCGTCCGTCAGTTGCGCCTGCATGATCTCCACCGAGCGGCGCAGCGCCCGCACCGGCCCCAGGCTCGCCTCGCGTTTCCAGAGCAGCACGCGCCGTTCGTGCAGTTCCAGCGGGTCGGGCGCGGTCACGTCGACGGCCAGTACGCGCCGCGCGCCCAGGAACAGCGCGGCGTCCACCGGCACCTGGTTCAGGATGCCGCCGTCCGAGAGCAGCATGTCGTCGACCGCCACGGGCTCGATCGCGCCGGGGTACGCGGTCGTGGCGCGCAGCGCCTCGTGCAGGTTCCCGCGTGTCAGGTACACGGCGCGGCCCGAGAGCATGTCGGTCGCGGTGATCGCCAGTGGCAG from Deinococcus seoulensis includes:
- the tsaD gene encoding tRNA (adenosine(37)-N6)-threonylcarbamoyltransferase complex transferase subunit TsaD, coding for MSVPAAVLPSVPVRILGIDTSCDDTGVGIVELLPDGRVNLLANRVWSQTVHARYGGVMPELASREHVERIDEVMGDALREAGLTVTDIGAVAATSGPGLVGALLVGLMYGKGLAQALNVPFHAVHHLEGHIFAAASEAELRAPFLALVVSGGHTHLFDVPRDGEYVLVGATLDDAAGEAFDKIARLSGLGYPGGPAISEAATRGNPDAVPFKEPLQGQKTFNFSFSGLKTAALLAHRGGAAPEDLAASFQRAAVNVLVKTTSRAAHAHARRTVVVSGGVAANTALREAFRATDLNVVFPGRGLNTDNGAMIALAGAAAIRAGRPASPLDGGATAYAPLANA
- the lepB gene encoding signal peptidase I produces the protein MTRPDKPAPSALQKLWKELLEPIVFAVVITQFVATLVGVDGVSMMPNLRDRERVFVPKYETWLHKAGVGEFKRGDILIFKPPVEATRQIPNLNKSAFGLWNYRPFLIKRLIGLPGDRITVSGGEVTVNGVKLDSSWTTAYWQEQGCWDTQSELANNATSSRGGVLPDTAEFTVPEGSYFVMGDNRTANGSEDSRMFGAVARRDVAGRAAAVVWPIMRKANVKYDCNAGTVAELSGENVLNWRLLSTPPAFTTLKTELGK
- a CDS encoding heavy-metal-associated domain-containing protein — protein: MTGMTSNATRVLLGVRGMTRDAGTSVAAALTALPGVSRATPDEGQIEVHYDPSQLTVMDLVRTVRSQGFLAGML
- a CDS encoding long-chain-fatty-acid--CoA ligase yields the protein MTHPTPTRPWLSSYEPGVPHTFTPSGLTLPDLLRRTAEKYPDRVAMSFIGANTTYGQLYRDAQRFAAALHKVGVRPGDRVSIMLPNTPQFVTSFYGTLLAGAVAVNTSPMYTPSELEHQLNDSGSETLVILDTFYPRYEEIRARVPVKRTLVTGVQDALPFPKNLLYPIKARREGTWVKVPFDERVLSYPKVLASQVAAAAPSVSISPDDVALLQYTGGTTGVPKGAMLTHGNLVSNCEQARMWMSDLRDGQEVTLAAIPFFHVYGMTVAMNLSVLTGATLALVPNPRDIKMVLSQITSSGATLFPGVPTLYNAINNHPDTPKHDLTSIRACISGSAPLLLETSRRFREITGGANLVEGYGLTEASPCTHTNPIFGEQREGSIGVPFPGVDSIVVNDDGQIVAPGEVGELWIAGPMIMKGYWQRPDETAKTLREAHGRTWLMTGDMATMDADGYFRIVDRKKDLIIAGGYNIYPREVEEALMSHPAVLEAAAVGLPDTYRGESVHAVVALKPGANATEAEIIAHCKGLLSAYKVPRSVEFRDELPKTAAMKILRRQLAQEARDAQKAKSA
- a CDS encoding nucleoside deaminase, giving the protein MSAPDRPAPDAAAPDSAAPDHRRWLQLTLDLAREAQQAGSAPVGAVLVDASGHEVARGRNRVGEAQTPEHVGKASVAHAEMDLYFSVGKLENPQSLTLYTSLEPCLMCGGASALLGVGRVVWVTDDPWGGSGRLIAWADHPAMQDTEVLPTPDPDLERQGALLFAPEARRAFPDEGWALWRKRYPTETADL
- a CDS encoding patatin-like phospholipase family protein — its product is MSGRGGYGLVLGGGGARGLAHVGAWQVLEEHGLPPGVIAGTSMGGLVGAFIAAGYSGPELIRISESVSWRRLLDLRPGPGLIRTSSLSAWLAQHLPPTFEELRLPLAITATDMLSGRAVYLTRGNLHEALRATTAYPGAIEPVAVDDMLLSDGGILNQVPVDAALFLGARRVLAVDVTAPDPLELHERRVLLWKREASLGPVRALRRSVEIMQAQLTDARVSLYRPDVLLRPHLGDIDLVSFNRSAQAIRAGRDAALAELPRLSALFG
- a CDS encoding DUF1999 domain-containing protein, whose translation is MRYRTFTEADYPAMQALDLTLQRQDPAFDSLPERERDGRLHTSQPALKFYERSEHSFVAEEGDTLMGFILAQPVWQGDRPLVLVRTVSVRPGAPAETSTGLLHAAVKSAYDTAVYEVHFTLTPDLMDAATSESAVVTGQSAVCHLGTRADTAPGTRLRSVPANPAPGTPEQGA
- a CDS encoding DUF503 domain-containing protein, translating into MALGYVGVLTIRVEMPWVASLKEKRALIRPVVERLKVRFPLTVARLDGLDAHDWEVIGVATISNDYGWVEETLRMAADYIAKEGPYRVTDERTEITALGDDTDEDPDGDLDGEPDDALT